TGTGTCTGTCCGTTTGTCTTTGCTGAGAAGGTCACCGACAGTAACGTACCCGTACCGGTGACACCGTCTCCGCTGAGATTCGCTGAACTGAGACCTCTGATTCTCCCAGCGGTGTTATCAATTGTTCCTCTTTGGAAGAAGGTCGTTGCCCCTCCTGTTTTCAGAAATCTACCTTCGTTTACCTCAATTGCCTTGAGTGCTGCAGCGTCGAATGCAATATCAAATTGCCATCCCGCTAAATCGGGCACGTTCTCTGCGCTAATATCAAGGGTAAACGTATCGCCGACATGGATTGCAGGCTTGGAAAAGGTGTATCCAATACCGGAGTTTGCCACTGTATATTCTGTCCCCGGTTCAAACCCAAAAAAGCCCTGACCCTCACTGCGAAGTGCGACAAATAAGACATTTTTTCCCTGCTGAAGTGTCACAGGGTACGTATCCGTATAATCAGTGCCCCGCCTTTGATAACGCGCATGCTCGTGAATCAAAGTTCCATTGAGCCAGACTTGGAGCTCGAAGTAGCCACCGACATATAGTGTTGTTGCCTGTTCTCGTGGCGAAAATAGGAGCACAGATCCGTAGATGGCACCGTCAGGAGCAGGAGGTTTCAACATATCCGCCATCCGCCCCGTAGTCGGGAGTTTGTGGGAGGTCCACACGCTATTGCCGATAGATTGTCCCTCTGTTGCCCCCTGGACAGCAATCTCTGCCTCTGTCACTTTCCCACCAGTTACTTCCGATAGTAAATCTCTCTGCANNNNNNNNNNNNNNNNNNNNNNNNNNNNNNNNNNNNNNNNNNNNNNNNNNNNNNNNNNNNNNNNNNNNNNNNNNNNNNNNNNNNNNNNNNNNNNNNNNNNNNCGGACCCCATCCAAAGGTGAAAAATCGGATATCTGGTTTTCCCTAAGATCCAACCACTTCAGATTGGGTAATGCTGATAATGCCGATATGTCTGAGATGTTGTTATGCCCAAGGTTTACCCGTTCCAAGGTGGTGAGCTTCTCTAAAAATGAAAGATTAGAGATTCCGCAGTTGGGTAGCCATAGTTCTTTTATAGCTGTCAATCCTGATAGGGGAGATACATCCACTTTACCACCGCCTTCAATATCTATCTTTGCGAGTTTTGGTAACTTTGTTAGCGGCGATAAGTCAGGAACAGGTTCACCCAAACCCCAGTAGAAAACAGCATCCAAGTTGATTAATCCTGCGAGGGGCGATAGATTACCGGGTGCTTCAACCCTCACCCTTATCCCAGTGAGGCTTTTTAAATTCGCAACGGGTGAGAGATCTGAAATTGGGTTCTTATACATAGATAACCAATGTAAGTTTGTTAATCCTGATAGTGGTGAGATGTCCGAAATCTCATTATTATATATTGCGAGTGATCCTAAACTTTTTAGTTCCCTAAGTGGTGAAATGTCCGAGATCATATTCCCTGCCAATCCCAGTCGGCCCAGTTGGGTTAACCCCGCAATCGGAGAAAGGTCGGATATCAAATTAGCCTTAATTTCCAAAGTTTCCAGATTTGTTGCGAACTCAAGTCCCCTCAAATCCCTAATCTCCATTCCGCTCGCATCAAGGCGTTCTAATGTTGCCATCTCCGCCACTGTAATAGTAGACCTCGGTGCTTTGCCAAGAGCCTCTGCAATCGCCGCACGCAAGTTCGGGTCGGGGAAGTGAACAGACTCGCCAGGAATGAGTTCCTCCCGAGGAGCAACTGGCTGAACACCACTGCTGTCAGGTGAACTCAGCGTGGCAACGATTTCACTGAAATTCGATGTCCATGTATCCCTTTTCACGCTGCCGCTCGCACTTGTTAGCACACCTAATCCCAAGTTTTTTAGACTCGCATTCTCACGAATCTTTCGGAGGAACGTCTCGATTTCCAAATCAACTGCCGCGGCAGCATGTGCTGCATCAAGCGGTCTTTGAAACGCCTCGTAGAACCGCTGAACCGGCTCAATGCCCCCAAATACATCGCCTGACGCTTCAAGTGCTTGACGGTAACGCGCCGTATCTTTCTCTACATGCGCAGCCATCACAGATCGCTCCGTATAGAGTCGCAAGGCACGCGCTTTGTCAAACGGTGGATTTGGGTTCTGCTTGACGACTGCCCGCACCTGATCTTCAAATTCCTTCATCCCCTCGGTATGACATCCAATACAGGAGAGTCCGTTGCGGACAGTCGGATCGCTCGCTGCGGGATTGGATACGATGCTTATCGGTGCCGCATCCAGACGATTGCCTCCCGCATCTACCAGATAGTACGCCTGTAAGCCATTCGGAAGGTTGAAGATAATCTCACCACCGTCGTGCGTGAATGATAACGGATGCGTAAAGATATTCTGTGTCCCGACACTCCCAGCAAAGTCGTAGCTTTTCCAATACGCGCCATACCGTGAAGTGTGTCGCTCAACAACGCGGTTGTTGCTTGAGACACCCGAATCGCTGAACCCCGCACGCCAGACGCGTCTGCCCGCGGCGTTCCGAGTATTTTCAACCACATTTACTTCCAATCGAGTTTCCAGTTCACGGTCCGTCTCGGGGAGTCCCAAAATGTCGTGGTAGAGGGGTGGTAAAGAGGCAGTCGCCAGAAACCAATCCACATGAATGAACGGCACCTCGCACGCTAACTCCTCCCGCAAAATCGTCAGTTTTTCACGCAGACTTGTCTGTGTTGGTGCCTCAAACTCAATTTTGTAGGGATATACCTGTTCAATCTGTGTCCACCTGTTGGTTCCTATTTCCCATTCATAATCGCGGAGATCAATATAGAAAATCGTCTCTTGATGACTTCGCGTCCCCAGGAGAGACTG
This DNA window, taken from Candidatus Poribacteria bacterium, encodes the following:
- a CDS encoding leucine-rich repeat domain-containing protein; translated protein: MPFIHVDWFLATASLPPLYHDILGLPETDRELETRLEVNVVENTRNAAGRRVWRAGFSDSGVSSNNRVVERHTSRYGAYWKSYDFAGSVGTQNIFTHPLSFTHDGGEIIFNLPNGLQAYYLVDAGGNRLDAAPISIVSNPAASDPTVRNGLSCIGCHTEGMKEFEDQVRAVVKQNPNPPFDKARALRLYTERSVMAAHVEKDTARYRQALEASGDVFGGIEPVQRFYEAFQRPLDAAHAAAAVDLEIETFLRKIRENASLKNLGLGVLTSASGSVKRDTWTSNFSEIVATLSSPDSSGVQPVAPREELIPGESVHFPDPNLRAAIAEALGKAPRSTITVAEMATLERLDASGMEIRDLRGLEFATNLETLEIKANLISDLSPIAGLTQLGRLGLAGNMISDISPLRELKSLGSLAIYNNEISDISPLSGLTNLHWLSMYKNPISDLSPVANLKSLTGIRVRVEAPGNLSPLAGLINLDAVFYWGLGEPVPDLSPLTKLPKLAKIDIEGGGKVDVSPLSGLTAIKELWLPNCGISNLSFLEKLTTLERVNLGHNNISDISALSALPNLKWLDLRENQISDFSPLDGVR